Part of the Sorghum bicolor cultivar BTx623 chromosome 1, Sorghum_bicolor_NCBIv3, whole genome shotgun sequence genome, TCAAAAGGCTTTTTatattaagcgtggtgcttaggttaaaatgccttcttgaatcaaattagacatggtgtctaggctcATTTTTGAGctaatagtatgctatagtagatattggaatatTTTTGTTGGACTACCCCTATAGGAAAATCCCAAATATGAATTGGGACAGTCCTGAGATGAACTCATACTGGAGATCAAGGGAGACACAACTCACGCGTCGCCAAGTAGAAAGAAGGGTGCCACAAAACATGATCCATGATCAAAGCACTCACTCCATGGAGTTGCATTCTCTTATTAGCCACTAATTATCAGGAATCAAGAAAAGATTGACAAGAGAAAAGCATGCAACATTCTGCACTATCACCTCTGAGGTTGAGAAGCTGAGACATGAGGAAGAAGGTCAACTCCTCTAGATGATCCAACCAATTTCTTCCTCATCACTCCACACGCTGGTTTGCAATCTCTAAATTCACTATTTCTATGAGTTTGAGTTGATTCACAATGCCTATATTTAAGAATCAAATCATAAGATGGAAAAATAAGATCAATCCTTTAGAAATaagtaattgtgaataataaatgtgctatgctaagtatgttaAAACAATTTCTTTTGTAGCATAGGAAGTGACCCTTAGCTTTGTGTTACAACAATGCCCTTGTCATTACTTGTATACTCCTTCAGGTATGTGTTGTCTACTAATGATTTGTAGGGATAAAATAATAAGAAGAGCTAAAGGTCCAAGCACAAATAATACAGAGAACAAATAATGGCAAGAAAGGAGTACAACAAAGGAGACAAGATAGCCAAGCAAGGAAAGTTTCCACAAGATTTTACGACTCCAACATGCTTCAATACTAAAGGTAACATCTCTTGATAAGTGATCATTACTTCCAAAATATCCTCCTTGATTTTGGCATTCACATAAGTAGTGAGTCAAACATGCTTTGAGTTACAATCTCATTTGATCCAATCTAATTAGCTCATCATGTTTAGTTCTTTATGCTTGTTCCTAAGaatcactttcttgatcttgtAGTTTTTAAATCAATGAAATATTGCACATCCTATCTTTGGAAGATGATAGTCATAATTATGAAGTTAAATGCATAGATAGATCATCCTTCCATAATGTTGAATAATCTGATCGGCCAAGTGTTTTAATGCTACAAGCCTGCTAATCATTTGTTCCTATCACCCATGTTTAGATTGAGCAAAACACATAAACATCAACTTTATCTTGTTCAATGTGCCAAAGACTAGAGTTTAATGAATAaaccttttggttctgttggtgttttcccaccaacaaagcccatgcacttgatttctaccttgtctctatgagcaggacacacttTAGTCAACTCCCCGAGAATCCTACAAGTGAAGATCCTAGACCTAtgaacatgcacactgagcgAAGATGTTGCTAGCTCCTAGAACTAGTACTTGACTCCGACCCGTTGGAGAAGCAATAAACATAGGTGACACCATCTCAAGAGGTGCAACTATCATGGTCTCCACCTTTGGGACCAGATAAAGCACCTAAGAATTAACATGGTAAGagatcctgttcggaggacttaaaatcacCGAACGCCacgccaagaggtaacttgatatttattagcattttcctttaagcatatttatttttcttaactgcattagtagttgcatctttattgtttatgcattagaaaagaaaataaatatgtattgcattgcatttagaaaactactaagccccatgtatttAATATGTGATGCAACAGCTTACATACTTATCTACTATGGTGGCACAAAAATAAGTTTTAGCATAATTATTTTCCTGCTTGCATACTATAAATATGAAAAGTATAAAAATTATATTGATCATACTAAAAGATAAATGGGTATAAGAAAGTTCTAGACTCTCAAAGCTTAGAGGTTTATTACTAatgcttaatcagttccacaagctttgttgtctatttgagcttcataggcttcaaaggatcaagaagaactaACAGGCAGAAGGACGTTCTGTGCCCTGTCGGAGTACTATTCACACGAGGTAAGTGCTGTTTCTGACAGCAAGTGCCTACGATACTCCAAGAGGATCAGTACGTCTTCACTGCCCGTCAGCAATCTCAACAAACtgtgtcaacatccagcttgggggagagcaacccccgtaCACTGAGCTAAGCATCCCTTACTCGCTTATATATTTATTCCTAGTACGTTATGACaagataaaaagatgaataatcttgcTAGGAGAGCTCTTGATAAATCTGTTAAGATGAACCTCTAGAATAAACTcttatatggagatgatgaatagttgctctgctgtAATTTCTTGCAAGTATCTAGTTTTTAACCTTGTACTCTCTTGAGTTTTAGACACAACtgtttagacttaagatttgctctaagcctgaaacttgtgggtagcaaatgcttgatctaagtctaggtagttgacagatatgatatgggaaggttttgaGCTCCTATCAGTCTTGctcctagagatactagagttctggagaactttattttgaaaatcttaaattgctacataatgagttcctttatgatgaGAGTCTAAAACtcctaccacagccaaataCTCATGGTGATTAGATTAGAAAAACCTTtccacttatatttcaacctataagcattgaggatagttaagctgtgtagaccctaaggaactagtcatgcagttaaagtcaatattatgtgctctccatccattgatcttagctacttctgTCCTCAGAAGTATGCAACCACTTACATCTATCATattcactatgtgctacttctgttcctGGAAGTACCACCCATATATACACACTACACTCTATGCTATTTCTATCCTTTAGACATGCACTTATGCTGCTCTTACCCTGAGAGTATGCATTCCTCTATTTATCACCCACACACATTCTACATCCACttagaaaatgttctactcctacactgggagaagacacccaaaaatattaaatgtcttattctacttatccaGTAAAGCTCCAGTTATCCCAGTTGATACTCCCTACTGTTATCATTGCATTAAAAGGGATGGCTGATctctaaaaaagagagagagaaaaaaagaaaaaaaagaggacaaaagtcccaatgcaaaagaaaagaaagatagCCAAATCCTTGTTCTCATATTAGGAAGGTATGTTATCCCCAACGAGCAAATGTCGAATTAGATATTCACCATCAGTTATCACCCCTCATAACTCctttcattcttatcacttcactcacatgcacatatgacttgattgtataattagtttctctagatccatggtttaactatgcaatacatgcaagtaggtttgaattgtctttcccacccatgagctccacataagccaattagaactagggtgagagagagaaggcaactatGTCTTAGtgatacaaataccacatattctgagagcagagagaaggcatactcacttgccttggagaggatctaaaaataccacatatgagagactgaaaagtgtcatacaaggaaactctaagttttatttgaaaatcttgcaaaactccagaataatagttgatcaaagagcgggtagcatagtgcttgacttaactgttCTGTCTTTCAACTGCCCAAGACCTAAGTAATAGCTATAAGCCCTATGGTGAAAGGAAAAATGGGTGAGTCTTGAgtcagaatagttcactctaatccAGAGAGGAGTCCTTGTTTGAATACTTGTGTACTTGTAAGgcgtgaaagcattgtagcaactcctgatccatcactgagtctatctttgctcagggacgagcaaaaggtaagcttgggggagtttgttgacggtagtTAACTCCTATTTTTAactatcaacataacttttataACTGCAAAGAGATGCTCACCAACATAGGTTTAgaggtttgaactaacaaattccatgagttttggtgcatCTATGTTTTGTAGGGTTACACAGGAAAAGAGCTAAAGGCAAACTAATCACTGAATAAAAGTACCTCAAATGATGAAGTGGGCTGCACCATTACAACAGGCTCATCGAGACGATCTAAACGGACATATcaattgctatatttggagtctaGAGTGAAAACatattaattttacaaataaagaAGAATTACTACTAATGGGCCCCACACCCAAGAAAGACCCATGACGTGAGAAGAGGCTCATATGACATGGTAGAGGCCCAAGAGAGGcgccccaagctgctccttTGAGTAGGCTCACATGAGGGACGATTGGAAAGCCCAAGTTAATGTATAATAGCCCAACAGAGCAAACGGTGAAAGAATTAGTCCCACATCGCATGTCTAGAAGAGGTGGGAGACTTTTCTAGTCTATAAATAAAGAGGTAGACCCTCATATTTGGGGGCACCACATTATTACGAGATGTAGAggcgtccctcgaatggatgaccTCTCATCTCTAgtgaattagggctagacatttcAATGTAGTAAATTAGTTCTAGTcgagagttagggagagcggcgcCACGCCTAGGTTCCAGAGGAGTCTTTGAAGGAGTCGTCAGAGTTCTGGTATATCTTTGTATCTAttcttgtaagacttatgctttaatattttcatcttctctatttacttttatgcattacatatttgattggttagtatagttgttatactttagcataggatctcggctcgtattgagtgctctagttattacgtctgactagagtagtaattcATAGTATAGACATGGCGTCTAGACTATTTGTTACTAGAGGTTACACTCAATCCAACatatagttgtggtagccccaggtggtgacaaccctgacggccgacgtattccaccatgttagGGTTGGtgcttgtaggaccgtagtcggagcttcctagtccTTTCACACCCGTTTCCGTgactagtgttctgatgtcccgaagtgTTATTCTGTGATTGCTTTACCTTCCATAAATTAGTTATCATAGAACCCCAGTAATAGACACGTATTTAGGAACCTTGCACTCTCTCGTTGTCCTCTCACTTAGCTATTTActcttttatcatagaattctccggtgtgtgtcatatatgcataattcctatcatctattatttacccctactttaatCTTGTTGGTGTATTAGTTAGTAGATACATGATGGTGAACTATCAATATCTTTATCTATggtttcccagtggtaaaatataaataaccatACCTAAATACTTtcggtaaaatgctacagtggTTTTTTGTGTGCTTGCGGAATCCTTCATATTTTAATTGTGCATAAGAAATATCAACAGATGCGACAAGAAATCCCTGGTGTGCTTTCTCTCACCGTAGACGTGCTCGACGTCGTAGCCGCGCTCCTCGCCGTAGCCGCTGCGTGTCTGTTGCCACCGTTGTTGTACCCATCGCTGTTGTAGTTGTCCATCGCTGACGGTGGGGAGGAGCAACTGAACTTGGAGGAGAAGTTGGAGCTAGATCTATCGGGAGAGGGAGTGGATCTGTGTGGCAGTTGAGGGAGAGAGCGAGAACGGCGACAGGGGAGAGACTACATGAGTGCAAATGAGCTAGGGTTCAGGAATGAGCGATAGTGGCAGGGTGCAGGAGTGGAAAAGGACCCGGGTGGATAAGGTGCGGTGTAAATGGCATCCAGCACGCCACCCAAGAATATTTTACATAGTTTTAGGCCTCCTAACTCTCGAAACCCAAAAGTTTAGAGAGCACTTTTTTGTCAACTTTATAGGGTTCTATTTagtttccaaatgcaaaaaaaatGACCCAACCCTAAACTATTTTGATATTTTGGGTTTAAGGGCACGTAAACGTGTCTGCAAGGGTCGTCTGTGTGTGTTAATTTTGCAAGAAGCCCCCTGGCGAGGGTGGAACGCACCGAGCCCGTCATCTCGCGAAGAGACGAGGACAGCTCGTGCTCCGATGCTTGAAGAGACGATGACTTCCACGCTATTCGAGCTCGTCGTCGCTTCGCAGATCTAGTGCATTGCGCGGGAAGGCTTGTGCCAAAATCCATCTCCCCTTCCACCTTTCACCATATACGCTGCATCCTTTTCCTTCTTCTCCTAGCACAGATCTAAAATGTCCCGTGcagaggtggcggcaaccacaaaGCTCAAGGGCACGACGGCGACAAGGAAGGCCAAGGGCTCGGTAGTGCCCAGAAAGACCAAGGACGGATCGGCCGCAACGACCTTCTCCATAGTCGGATGCGGCCACATCCCGGCGGCAGCCACAACCCCTTCGGTTGCAGCAACGGCTCGGCAGTAGCCGCTCCCAGCCTCGGCGGAGGTGGTTTTCCATTCCCTCCATCTTAGTTGGCTGCTTAGTGGGAACTTGGCTGCAATGGCAATTCAATTTGTCCATCTTGGAATCCAGCACAGTAAGAACAATACTTTAGTTCTGATATATGTGCTTTCAGTTAGCAAGATTCGGATAGCAATTTCAGTTTGCTTCTAGTTATGTGCTTTCAATTAGCAAATTTTGAGATGGCAATTTCTTAAAGTTGTTACTTATCTCCCCCAAAAAAAGTTGTTAATGTATTAGTTTATGTTCTTTTACAACAAAGTATTAGTTTTGTTAGCTGCTATCTGAAATTCTATCAAATTGTTAGCTTTCTAAAAGCTGAAAACTTTTTTCAGTTAGTGCAGACCATCAGTTGTTCGTCtgatctttgttttttttttaccgGATGAGAACGAGAAAGCTAGCTAATTGTAGTCCTAGCTGAACAAGCCGTAGCTGCTGATGTATGGAGTTTGTGTGAACTCTCTCTTAGTTAATCTTGCTTTGCGTTTATTGTTTTTTTTATCAAATAGCAAATTAGCAACATGTTGGTATACAAAATAGTATTTAGGATGGATCTTGTCTACATACACAACATTAAATAGCTTGCGGACAGAAAAAAGACAGTTCATTGTATAATCTGTCTTTTTTATTAAATATTaggaaaagatatatatatatatatatatatatatatatatatatatatatatatatatatatatatatatatatatcaaatttCATATTCTTGCAGACGAACTCTGTCCGTCCGTGAGTTGCACATATCCTAACTTAACAGACCCTAAACTTTAATCCCTACGATCAACTACCCCAGCTTTCGCGCTGACTACAATAACTGCTGGTCACGGTCATCGTCAGACTCAGACGTCAAGGTCTACTATTTGGGCTCATCCACATCTGACACCCCCACAGAGCCCCAACGAATCTGCTGCGTGAGCGTGATGTGGTGGTTCTACCGCAAAGGGCCCTCGGGCTTCTCCGGCGCCTCCACGGCTGAGGAGGTCACTGCCGGCGTCGACGGCCATGGTCTAGTTGCCGTCATCACAGGTACATATTAGTTGCCTTGCATCCCATCCCGGGGTGGCCGGCCTTTGAAATGACCGGGCCACCACGGGCCTGGCCGGCCGCCGGACTTGCAAGCTGGAACGACGACGACACCAGGACTCGCCGGTCTGGCGTGCCAGGCGAGCTCGGAGATTTCCATTATTTACGGCAAACGATGGCATGTGTTGAGCACTTGAGCTGAGCGCCCTGCGCACAGGTGCGACGAGCGGCATCGGACTGGAGACGGCGCGCGTTCTTGTGCTGCGCGGCGTGCACGTCGTCATGGCCGTCCGCAACGTCTCCGCCGGGCTCGTGGCCAAGGAGGCCATCGTGGCCAAAATCCCCGGCGCAAGAATTGACGTTCTGGAGCTAGACCTCATCTCCATAGCTTCCGTAAGGAGATTCGCCTCCGAGTTCGACTCTCTGAAACTGCCCCTCAACATTCTCATGTAAGAAGAACGAACAGATCCTTCTAGTACTTCTTGTATATTAGTACTTCATATTTGTACTACCATCAGATATCACGTACTAACGAAGTAGCCGGCGAAAATTCTGCGGCTATTATAGTGGCTTAATATTTTTCTCAATAGGAAAAAATTGAGTTATTTTTTAAAGAAAGCAAATGGTGCGTAATTTATCAACACGTCTTTGTGCACTTTGATTTTattttctctaattaatatggtAATCTTAACTCTTGATAATTAAAGAGAGGTTTCTTTTGTTAGCCAAATACTAGGCCCTGTTTAATTCTCAAAAAATATCTTTTCATCCCATTGCATTGaatctccctatatatatataaagcattaaatataaattaaaaaataactaattgtacagtttgtatgtaatttacaagatgaatcttttcagCCTAATTTTGTTCATATTTGAAtactaattaacaaataaaacaaaaaaattacgGTAgtcaaatccaaaaatttttacaaactaaacaagaccataagACACATCCTGAAATCAAGGCATATTGCTCGAATGTGTTTAGTTGACTTGATGTTCTTTTCGACAGCAATAACGCTGGTGTGATGACAAGGAACTGTACACTTTCCTGCGACGGTCTGGAACTGCATTTTGCAACAAATCACATTGGTGTGTCACTGGCGCAATTATTCGAACCAATTAATTTCGTTTTGCAGCATCTTGTTTAATTTACCGCTAGAAGACTGTCCCTTTCTGCACTTGTAAATTACGATGCATGAGAATGATTCATGGTACTGTATCACCATTTGACTTGAATGGCATGCAGGTCATTTTCTTCTAACAAACCTCCTACTGGAGAACATGAAGAGCACATGCAGGGACAGAGGCATCGAGGGACGGATCGTCAATGTGACGTCTTCAGGGCATGTGATGACTTATCCTGAAGGGATATGTTTCGAAAAAATTCGTGATCCTTCCGGGTAATCCATTCTGAGTTCAGTCTGAATTTTCTCGCAAAATTGGGACCTCATGCTGCATAAATAACACCAGCAAGTCTGTTGTACATAGTTTGAACGACTTCATTGCTTACGGTCAATCCAAGCTTGCAAACATTCTTCACTCTAATGAATTGTCTCGAATCTTCAAGGTATCTCAAGTTCTCAACTCTTCgtctgtatttggtaattattgtccaatcataggctaactaggatcaaaaaaatttgttttgcaaattacagacaaattgtgcaattagttattttttatccatatttaatgttccatgcatgcgttcaaagattcgatgtttctaaaaatcttgaaaatttttgagaactaaacaaggcctcaatataTAATGGAATTCGTTACAATTGGATGCATGAGCTGGCTAATGACAGAAGAAACTATGTTCATGAACAGGAGGAAGGAGTGAATATTTCAGCCAATTCAGTTCATCCTGGTGTCATCGCCACCAACCTTTTTAGGGGCAGGACTATTGTTGCTGGTACTTTCTAAgtctaaagattgatttcattGTTTGAAAAAGAAAAGACCTCCGATCCATCAAAAATTcaaaatatctccaaacagttgCTGGCATGTGCATAACAAAAACATTCAAATGGAGCTCCGGTTATAATGACATTTATCTGTAACTATTCCTGATATTTTTACAGTTTTTTTGAACACCATTGGCAGAATCATGTGTAGAAGCGCAGAACAGGTTGGCTTtaacctttttttatttttttattaccgCCGCCCTTGTCGGCGGAATATGTATTCACCCTGATTAATTCCTTTAATAATATCTTTGTTAAGGGTGCTGCGACAACATGCTATGTGGCAATGCATCCTCAAGTGAAGGGATTAAGTGGAAAGTACTTCGCCAATTGTAATGTAGCCAGCCCAAGCTCGCAAGCTACGGATGTTGAGTTGGCCAAGAAGCTATGGCAAttcagtttggagacagtttcttGATTAAGCGCTTGTCTGATCTAGTGATGCACGTATTATAGTATGTTTGTATAGCTTTTCCAATTCCATGTCAGCGTATGTTGTTAAATATGTCTAGAATTTgattcaaaataaaaaaaatcaaaccatTGTAGCCCTAATCTTGTGGAGTCGATCGTAAGAGTTGTTTTTACCCATTGTTAATACTGTCGTGGAAACAAGGCAATTGAATATACGGTGATGCATTGGAATAGCCTTTAGCATTTACAGGCTTAGGCTttatttagttcccaaaaaccaaaaacttttcaaaattctccatcacatgaatcttgcggcacatacatgaaataaaaataaaaaatactacaatatcaaaaaccaaaaacttttcggaaTAAGGCCTTACATCTGGTCTGGAACTCTGGATGGGATGGTGACAATCAACTTATCAACACCAACACACACGGCCATGCTCGTCATTAAAAAAAccgaaaaagagaagaaaaaattaaaaataagaCATGACCATGCCGATCACCGAACAGCGAACGCAATTGATGTGAAGCAGACTCCAGTCCCCTCCAACAAATTAGGCCCTGTTCGTTTACGTCGGAACAGGCCAGAAACGGCTTGGAATAATTCCTGGTTTGTATAAATCTGTGAACGGATTATACGGCCAGGAATCGTTCATGTAGAAACGAACGGGGCCTTAATGGCCGACGTTGCTCTGTCTCGGTACGGCCATGCTcgtcataataataataaaaaaggaGAAAGAGAATAAAGAAACAAAAATAAGACATGACCCACTGCCGATCACCGAATAGCGATCGCATCTCCGCACTCCAGTCCAACACCAGATAGTTGGCCGACGTTGCTCTGTCCCGGTAGAGCTAGCAGGTTATATGAAATATACAAGCAATTATTGTTTTGCGGTTGGAGTCCAGCATATGAGAACGAAATGACGACTCCCAGGCCTTATTTActtgtaaaatttttttgattcATATTGGTTAATAATTCTGATTCGTATCTCTCTCGGTACGTAAGCCACTAAGCGTCAATATCATATAATATAGTCTATTTATAGTAGGTTATATAAAATATACAAGCAACTAATGTTTTGCAGTTAGGGTCCAGCACATGACGACTCCCAGCTAGCATCCGGCTACAAGGCAGCTTTTTTTGTCTGGTATTTTGGGTTTTAGCTACTGAGAagttaagagcaactccaaaaaATATGCTATCTATGTTATCTAacttaattttatatttttaaagcaaaaattaaaattcaagatgtgctatctggttttctaaaatagcaagtttgctatTCCTAAACTTTCGCTTGGTATATATATAGCATGTTGTCCTCACTAGCTATACTATACAAAGGCTATTGTGAAACTCTATGCTTTGaatgagttttttattttacacaatagctaaatcttgtagtttaaaatataattttaactAGTCTCTTCGAGATGCTCTAAGCACCCATTCAACGATCTCTCTCCTATCGTGGCAATTTTTCTTTGGTGACGTTGAGCTCATCTCGTCGACTCAAACACGTTATTATAACtgctataaggccttgtttagattcaattttttttggattttgacactgtagcatttttgtttttatttgacaaacattatccaatcatggagtaactaggcttaaaagattcgtcccgCGATTTAcagtgtgtaattagtttttgtttttatctatatttaatggttCAGATATGTGCCACAAAACACTAGTACAAAAATCATTTTCGCTGGCACGTTGtttttttcacaggcggttcacaataTCATGGCGTAGCGTAGAAAAATTTCAGCGGGGCCAACAAGAGAACCACCTGTGTAAACTGTCCATTTACACAGACGGCTTACGATAAAAATCGCGTGTATAAATACCATTAACACAGGTGGTTGATTTACGAcacccgcctgtgtaaatgtggATCAAATAATTACCATGGCCATGAGAGCCTGGATGAGTAGCTCCACTCGGTGGGGTGTGTGCTGGCCAAGCCCATGGGCCGCGTGACGGTGACCTACGCGGGCTGCATGATGGTGACCTCCATGGGCTGCGTGACGGCTGCAGGCCAAGTGCCAGTGACCTTGGCCGCACAACCAATGGAGATACTAGTAGTCTCATCATTGGGGACCTCATCATCACAGGAGAGTTCAACTTCTTTGCCATTGGAGGCTTGAACTGCTTGGTTGCCAAAGACTTATGTTGATTTACCACTGGCCTTTTGCGCTTTGTTCCGGAAGAGCCGATTAAAGGGGAGGTCGTCGATGAGCACCCAGCTTTTTGTGGTTCAGACTGTGACAGAACATTATTTGACATGCTGGCCTGAAGTACAGGACGAAAAAACTTAATACAAGTTGAACATAATAATGTTACCAAAGTTACAAGAAATCAAAACTATACACACTGAACATTCCTAGTTTTGTTTGAGAAAGATAAATAACATAAAAAACTATGGATTGAACAACCATATCAGTATATGTCTTAATTAGTGAAAACTGAACTTTTGTCTGAAATAGGACAGGTTGCAATTATCAGTACTGCTAGACGTGCAGAGTAACATTGGATGCAGGAATTGATCATCATAAATGTTGGAATATTGCAGTGTCAATCCCTACCTGTTAGTCAGACTTGCATTTCTCTTGCACTACACTAGAATTATCGCACCCAGGAATTTCAGTTATTCTTTGGTGGTATAAATTCATATGTAACAAGCCTTCAATCAAATTCCATGTGTTTTGTGCATAGCCTGTGAACTATGAATCTATCATACAATCCTGAGAAGATACTTCAGGAGGCAAACATGGCTACGACAGTAAAACTTAGAAAGTGATCACAAAGAATTCATCAAGGCTCGACTCATCATGCATATTCCATTTCACATGCAAATCTTTTTAGGTGTAGAGAACTTAAATgcaaggcagagctcctgccctTTTTCTTTCAAAAAGTCCAGAGAATACTAGAGACCACAAGCTGATGGTGCTACTGAACATCTTGAGCTGCAAAGATATTACTTCTATAAATAGAGAAGCCCCAAACAGCATGCCTGGCATCCAAAGAAATGGATGGAAATGACCAAAACCTCAACTCAACATTCGGTTATGACTACACAAGAGAGGATTCCATTTGAACTTTTGAAGTAAGGAATCTAAGGACTGCACGGTCATTTGCAATTGCAGTGGCAACTAAAACATTATCCTGACATGAAAACTGGTGCAGCAGTAGCGTACTAAAGAATAGAATATCCCCAAGATAATTCTTCTGTTCGTCGATGTGTATACCTGCTGCGGCGTCTGGCCGTCGGTGAGCAAGGGCAGCGTGGACCTCGGGCCAGCAACCCGTACGACAACGTCATGGCACCGGCTGCAGTCTGCAGATGAGGGTCTGCATTGCTTTGGATCCGGCGACCAAGTGTATTGCGGTGTGAGCGACGACAGTGGCGACGGCACCACTAGATCTGGGCTTCTTGGCGACGGGAGCCTCGGCGGTCAAAGCAGGGTCCGACAAGCCCTtccccttcctcttcttgtccttGGAGGAGGAAGAC contains:
- the LOC8062838 gene encoding short-chain dehydrogenase TIC 32, chloroplastic, with the protein product MWWFYRKGPSGFSGASTAEEVTAGVDGHGLVAVITGATSGIGLETARVLVLRGVHVVMAVRNVSAGLVAKEAIVAKIPGARIDVLELDLISIASVRRFASEFDSLKLPLNILINNAGVMTRNCTLSCDGLELHFATNHIGHFLLTNLLLENMKSTCRDRGIEGRIVNVTSSGHVMTYPEGICFEKIRDPSGLNDFIAYGQSKLANILHSNELSRIFKEEGVNISANSVHPGVIATNLFRGRTIVAVFLNTIGRIMCRSAEQGAATTCYVAMHPQVKGLSGKYFANCNVASPSSQATDVELAKKLWQFSLETVS